A segment of the Chloroflexota bacterium genome:
TACGCTGGCTGGCGAAGCGTCGGTCCAGACCCGTGCCGTGCGTCCGGCCTCCGGCGCCTCGCGGTGGACCGCCCTGCTGGCGCGGCAGCTGCTGGGCGCGGCGCTGGTGGTGTTGGCCTGTCTGTGGCTCGCGCCGATCGTCTGGACGATCTCGACCTCCCTGCGAACGCCGGCCCAGTCCTTCAGCCTGCCGCCGAAGTGGCTGCCAACCGATCTGGCGTTCGCGAACTACCAGATGGTGTTCGACAGCGTGCCGTTCGCCGAGATCCTGACGAACAGCGTCAAGGTCAGCCTGGCCATCGTCGTGGGGCAGCTGGTGACGGCCTCTCTGGCCGGCTACGCCTTCGCCCGGCTCAACTTCCCCGGCAAGAACGTCCTGTTCATCCTGCTGATGGCTTCGCTGATGGTGCCCGGCCAGGCGACCATCATCCCGGTCTTCCTGCTGATCAAGTGGTTCGGCCTGGCCGACA
Coding sequences within it:
- a CDS encoding carbohydrate ABC transporter permease, giving the protein MTDTLAGEASVQTRAVRPASGASRWTALLARQLLGAALVVLACLWLAPIVWTISTSLRTPAQSFSLPPKWLPTDLAFANYQMVFDSVPFAEILTNSVKVSLAIVVGQLVTASLAGYAFARLNFPGKNVLFILLMASLMVPGQATIIPVFLLIKWFGLADTLWSLILPAWVSAFGVFFMRQAFMQVPQDLVDAAKIDGADQWHIFSRVFVPLCAGPLAVLAILSFNTFWNEFFRPLIFLSSQHNFTLPLGLVTLQGYLGTGSLSVVLAGVVISMMPVLLIFVFAQRYVIEGIARTGVKG